The Octopus bimaculoides isolate UCB-OBI-ISO-001 chromosome 1, ASM119413v2, whole genome shotgun sequence genome contains the following window.
GCTTCCTCTCTTTCATCAACTTATTGAGTTAGTGCCTTTTGTGGCTTTTTGAGTTGTTTTCAGCTCTTGTTTCTGGCAATGCTGGAACTATCTTGTaccctcgtttatatatatatatagaattaacattgcttatatatatatatatatatatatatatatatatatatatatatatatatatatatatatgcacaaacatatgtacatacacacgtgggGATATCAAAAGGTTCCCTGACTAATTATAAATTAGTCAGGGAACTGActaatttttcatataatttttgtaaagagaaaggatagaagagagagaaaaaaacgtctgctcttttgaacgtccgtgcaggaaaagaaggTCACCGTTGATGTCCCAGCCCTTTTTTTCCAGCTCATCTCATCCCCACGCGCTCCCCTGATTTCAAAGATCACCTCTTCATTTTACTCCATGTCAAAATCTGCCATCCACTTGGGTGGACACCTCACACGCCGTGATCTCTGTAGGGAGGGagcctcattctctttctctcccctactGTCATCAGATGAAagcaacaattcttatttctttactgcccacaaggggctacacacagaggggacaaacaaggacagacaaacggattaagttgattatatcaacccccagtgtgtaactggtacttatttaatcgaccccgaaaggatgaaaggcaaagtcgacttcggtggaatttgaactcaacgtagcggcagacaaaataccgctaagcatttcgcccggcgtgctaacgtttctgccagctcaccaaaaGCAACAATTCTGTGAACATCCAAGTCATAACGTGACATTCCATCTACAGAAACGTTATTTTGGAATTAACAGTCATCACTGTTCCTCTGTTCCACTGAGACGGGCAGTGTGCCTTCGGGAGCTTGACCCAGACTTCACCTCCCACTTCCATGATGATAGGCCCTCTCTCTTCCACAGAGCATTTGGATAGTTTACTCAGATGCCACCATTCATATCTGAATAGCACTGTGTAGCACGGACTCTTTGACATGTCCTGGTCGGGGTAACATATTGCACCAGAATACTGCTTCCATCAGTGAGATGTTCCCCCTCTCCATCATGGCCTTGATCGTTCGATGATGTCTTTCCACGATCCCATTTCCATTCGGCCTGTATGCTGCTCTGAAGAAGTGGTGCATGTTCCCCTTATCAAGCATCTCCTTCAGTATCTCTGAATAAAATGCAGTGCCGTTGTCCATCAGCAATTCGTCCACAGGTCCCCACTCCAGGAATATCTCTTTCAGAACATGTGCAATCTTGTCTGCAGAGCCCGTCTTCATTTCCCTCCAAATGGCCACCTGACTTGGCCCACAGTCGACCATGAAGAGATACGCCCCCCCCCCCTTGCCGCTAATGTGCCACATCCACCACCAATTGTCTCCAATTTGTCAACcccaaaaatgaaaagcaaagttgacctaagtAGGAAGTGAACTCAGAGTGCTGAGAATTAGAACAAATACCTGGAAGCATTCTGTCAGACATTCTAATGAATATGTCACCTACACAAGACAGAGTCATTTGTTATAATAGGGAATGTTATCAAAATTAATGGGtccaaaattctttatttaaaatgaattaataattattcactTATTTGAATCaaaattacagttattattattccttGTCTTGGGTCTCAAACTCATGGCAGAGTTGTAGGGCTGTTGTCATGACATACAGTGCGTTTGAGGCATTTAAGACCTGATGGAGCTCATCTCTCTTCAGGTCTTACAAcaattcatttattccagaaagaaagagagagaatgaatgaaccCCAGCacaaaactggtactttatttattgacttcaaaagttAACCTCAGAGCACAGACAGTTGGATGGAACCCCATGAGGCAATCCATTCTTTGCTCTCACAATTCAACCAATTCACTGCCTTTagctattattaatgttattagttAACAATCAAAAAAGCTTTGTTCCAAAGTGATCACAATAAATGGTttccactatatgtatatattttatgtatttttgtaaatacTTTAGCTTGTATACAGTTCTAACTATACAGATAAAGTAATACTCTAAGTTCATTTTCTATTCAATCACACAATTTTCTTGTTGCTATGACTACATCTGTGACATCACAATGTTCCTGAATAATGTCAttagagaaacaaaaattagaaTCTCTACTGAATTACAGTAAGTTTTGAATGgcagtttatttcattttgactTATTGTGCTGTTTGGAGTATAATACTAAGTGAAACTGCATGCTGGGGATTACAGTCAAGAAATGGATCtaaacagataaaagagaagCCCTCAAATGTTAAGCATGCAGGTGAGGAATCTTTCCATATGTCTTCTGTCTACTGTCAAACAATATTAAAGAAATGTCTGTATAACAATGGTGAGAGAGAGCTTATATATGTGGTGCAATTTGGGTATTCTTTACAATCCCTATACAGTCATGTGCTGTACAATCACACAACACAATATAATGGTGACGTTGTGAATGTAGAACAAGCaaggaaagaggaaaaacaattttagatttaagaaaaaaaaaaaaccaagagaTTCAGAATTAAGTTTAAGCTATCTTGAGAGAGAATCTGAGAATATTTTCAAACAGATGGAAGTCATCATACTTGAATGTCCTGGTAGATCAAAACTGTTAAATTCTATGTTTGCATTTGGGATTGAAAAAATAGAGAAGCTTAGAGTGTTGTTGATAGGAGTTTCTGATGGTctaatatttaattcaaaattaagACAGAAGCTAGCTATatgagtattttttaaatattaccaaTTAGCAGGTTAAAATTGAATTACTAATTAATAAGGAGGGGCTCCCTATAGATTAtatacaaaggggtgctgaaatgttcctggctttgagtaaaagaagagacaggaggattagttatgattttattcaacatattcccctcacagattcacacacatattgcagtaatccttcagtttttctacgccatgtaaaagaactcggaagtttagGCCTCCAAtgaggcctttcacaatacccttaaagccaggaattttacagcacccccttgtatatcatcatcgtcattgcttttatgtccactttttcatgcttacaaaggtcaaacagaatttgttgaggtaaattttctacagcccaGTATCCTTCCTTTTGTCAACCATaagctgtttccaagcaaaacaatattttgccatgacaagacatgttttcatggaagactagaaattaAGGACTCTGCTTATATGATTGTGATTCTCGTTTACAATTATTGCATAATGTTAagaagtacaaacacacacacacacacacacacacacacacacgcgcacgcacataatCTATGCCACATTCCCACTAAAAACTTCACACTAAACATTAAACCCTTCACCCATTCCTTTCTCCCTAAACTGAAACTGTCCAGAACTCTTTCCCCACAGAACTTCCTCACATCAATCTTACCAATTTAGGAAGACTTACAAAAATCATATACACTGCTCTAAgtcatctattatttttttttttaatccaactTCTACTTCTATTGTTCCAGGAAAAGCCAACTCAAGAACCCGCTCCACAGCTGTTGAGTTGCCTAATTCAATCCGTGAATTGATCCTTCATTCTTTAGCTGTGACAATAAACAATGCAAAAGTGAATGAAAGCCAGGCTGCATTACTGCGTTGTAACAACAAGATAAGCAAACTTATTTTGAAGAGATTCCCTGATGCTAAGTTCCTGTGGCTACATAATAACAAACATTTACGATTTAATGGTTTTAAATACAGACTGAAGAATGGGGACTTActaataaaacatttcaaatctTTAGCTGATAGTGGAGTGTATACCTGCCAAATGGTTTACAAACAAAAATGGAAGGTCACTCTAACGATTTATTCACTGACAGTGGCAGCTTCATCTCCCAAAGACTTTCCACAACTGCACTTTACTTCTGGATCTACAGTTAAAATTGATTGTAACAGTGATATACTTGGGGATTTGTACACTGGATCAACAAAACAGTGGACTATAAATGGGAAAGTTTTGAAACATGTTGCTAAAACTCGTGCCAATCATGACATATTAGATACTGTATCTTCTGTTAGTGAAAACCAGTCTGGAATATGGATCTGTATGGTCCTGAGAAGAGATGATCCAAGAAAATTTTGGATTACTAATAAACTAAATGTAGTTATTGATCCTCCAAAAACCTTTTGGCAAGCAGTGATGAAATCTCGTTATTTTCCACTT
Protein-coding sequences here:
- the LOC106882169 gene encoding uncharacterized protein LOC106882169 isoform X2 — its product is MAVYFILTYCAVWSIILSETACWGLQSRNGSKQIKEKPSNVKHAGKANSRTRSTAVELPNSIRELILHSLAVTINNAKVNESQAALLRCNNKISKLILKRFPDAKFLWLHNNKHLRFNGFKYRLKNGDLLIKHFKSLADSGVYTCQMVYKQKWKVTLTIYSLTVAASSPKDFPQLHFTSGSTVKIDCNSDILGDLYTGSTKQWTINGKVLKHVAKTRANHDILDTVSSVSENQSGIWICMVLRRDDPRKFWITNKLNVVIDPPKTFWQAVMKSRYFPLSLTNIIGVIFTFLTLVLCLVIISVNRFIIAKNKNKI